The Archangium primigenium genomic interval CTGGCCACGTTCCTCCAGCCGGTGCGCACCTGCAAGGCGCCCCTGGCGGGCGAGCCCCCGGGGCTGTCCGAGGGCGGCCAGGTGTGCACCTGGGAGATGATCTCCGGGGCCACCGAGCCCGGTCGGTCCTTCGATCAATACGCGAGCTGTGATCGGGTGCGCACCCAGCGCCCGTACTACCCGGTGCCCCCCGCGCCGGACTCCACGCGGGAGGATGCGCGCATGAACGATCCCGCCTATGCGGCGGAGGTGAAGTGGGTGCGCTCGCAGATCGAGTCGACGGCGTGCGTGTGCTGCCACTCCACGCGCTCGCCCCGGGGCCCGTCCAACTGGTTCGTCGAGTCGCCGGGCAACTTCATCAACTCCTTCCATCCCCGGGGGCTCGCCATGGGCGCGGGGTGGATCGACACGGTGGGCTTTGGCGCCTACCGGCCCGAGGACAACAACGGCTTCTCGCGCGCCTCGCCCGAGCGGCCCCACGACTCCATCTTCGTCACCACGGACGCGGCGCGCATCGCCCGCTTCTTCGAGGCGGAGCTGGCCCACCGGGGCTACTCGCGCGGCGACTTCAGCGACAATCCCTACGGCGCGGGCCCCCTGGACGCGCAGCGCTTCTTCCGGCCGGAGGCGTGTGACAAGGGCGAGGGCGTGGGCGCGGACGGCACCGTCGTGTGGCGGGGCGGTCCGGCGCGCTACCTGTACGTGCTCGAGGCCGAGGCCGCCACGCCCACCGTGCCGCCCAACCTGGATCTGCCCGAGGGCACGCGCTGGCGCCTCGACGTGCCCGAGGGTGGCGTGCCCTTCGAGAGCGGCACGGTGCGCTACGGCACCGTGCCCGGGGGCCTCGCCCAGCGCTTCCCGCGGGTGGGCGCGCCCCCGGCGCTCGTGAGCGGCCGGGCCTACTACCTGTATGTCCTGGAGGACATCATCCGCCCGGTCACCCGCTGCGTCTTCACCGCGCCCTGAGCCGGGCGGGCCTCAGAAACCCAGCGCGCGGATCGTCTTGCGGATGGTGTCGGCGCTGTGCCGCAAGCCCTGGGCCTCGGCGTCGTTCACGGGCAGCTCCAGCACCGCCTCCACGCCGCCGCGGTTGACGATGCTGGGCACGCTCATGCACACGTCGTCGATGCCCAGGTAGCCCTCCAGGCGGGAGCTCACCGGCAGCACGCGCTGCTCATGGTGCAGCACCGCCTCGAGGATCTGCGCCGTGGCCAGGCCGATGGCGTAGTTCGTGGCGCCCTTGCCCCGGATGATGTGGTAGGCGGCGTTGCGCACGTCATCGAAGATGCGGGTGCGATCCGCCTCCGTGAGCGCCGGGCGCCCGGGCACGGACCAGTTGAGCAGGGGCTGGCCGCCCACGGTGGCCGAGCTCCACAGGGCGAGCTCCGAGTCCCCGTGCTCCCCGGCGACGAAGGCGTGCACGTTCTGCACGGCCAGGTTCAGGTGGCGCGCCACGAGGAAGCGCAGCCGGGAGGAGTCCAGCACGGTGCCGCTGCCGAACACCCGCCGGGCGGGCAGTCCGCTGAGCTGCTGCACCACGTACGTCACCACGTCCACGGGGTTGGTGACCACGAGCAGCAGGGCGTCGGGCGCCACCTTCATCAAGGCGGGCACGAGCTTGCGGCACAGCTCCACGTTCGCGCCCGCCAGCTCCAGCCGCGTCTGTCCCGGCTGCTGCTTGGCCCCGGCGGTGATGACCACCACGTCCGAGTTCGCGCACGCGGCCAGGTCATCCGAGCCCACCAGCGTGGCCATGGGCATGAATTGCAGCCCGTGGTTGAGATCCAACACCTCCGCGTCCACCTTGGCGCGGTTGATGTCGTAGAGGACGAAGTGCTTGGCCACCCCCCGGATCATCGCGGCGTAGGCGATGGTGGCGCCCACCGCGCCCGCGCCGATGATGGAGACCTTGTTCACATGTTCTGGCATGGGCGGAAGCCAAACACACCCCGACACGGTGTCGCGTGATGAAAGCCCCGCTGGGACAAATTGACCCAAACCCGGCGCAGGCGGCCTGCATCACCCGATAAGCCGTGCCCGGGTGCATGATTTGCAAAGGCCCGTGCGGAGTCCAGACAGGAGGCCGTCACATGGGGGAGCGCCGCATGAAGAAGGGGTGGATCGCCGGGGGGAGTCTCGCGGTCCTGTGTCTGGGGGGCCTCGCCGCCGGGGTCCTCGAGACGGGGCGCGCGCCCGCCACCGCCTCGGCGCGCGCGTGTACGCCCGTCCCGGTGGCGCCCGAGCGCCTGAAGGAGCACGTGCGCCAGTTGAGCGAGACCTTCGTGCCGCGCGACCACGCGCATCCGGAGAACCTGGAGCGCACGGCCGTCTACCTCACCGAGGCGCTCACGCGCGCCGGGGGCCACGTGCGCTCCGAGCCGTACACGGTGGCGGGGCGGCCCTACCGCAACGTCATCGCCCGCTTCGGACCGGAGGAGGGCGAGCGGCTCGTCATCGGCGCGCACTACGACGCGGCCGAGGGCGCGCCCGGGGCGGACGACAACGCCAGCGGGGTGGCGGGCCTGCTGGAGCTCGCGACCTGGCTCGGCGCGCATCCGCCCGCCCTGCGGGTGGACCTGGTGGGCTTCACCCTGGAGGAGCCGCCCCACTTCCGCGAGCCCACGCAGGGCAGCAAGGTGCACGCCCGGGGCCTGCGCGAGCGGGGAGAGCGCGTGCGCGCGATGATCAGCCTGGAGAGCCTGGGCTACTTCTCCGACGCGCCCGACAGCCAGGAGTACCCGGTGGCGGCGCTCAAGTGGCGCTATCCCCGCGAGGGCCACTTCATCGCCGTGGTGGGCCGCGCGGACGACGAGGCCCTCGTCTCCACGGTGCACGGCGCGCTGCGGGCCGAGCCGGGCCTCGCCACCGAGGCCCTGGCCGCGCCGCGCGGGCTCACGGGCGTGGACTTCTCCGACCACGCGAGCTTCTGGGACGAGGGCTACCCGGCCGTCATGGTCACCGACACCGCCCTGTTCCGCAATCCGCACTACCACACGGGCCAGGACACCTGGGAGCGCCTGGACTACGCGCGCATGGCCCGCGTGGTCCAGGGCGTCCAGTGCGCCGTGGAGGCCCTCACCGCTCCGGCGCCTTGAGGGGCTCCAGCTCCTGGGTCAGCAGATCGAGGAACCGCCGCACGCGCGGTTCCAACAGCCGCCGGGTCGGGTAGAGCGTCACGATCTTCGCCTCGCCGACGTCCCGGTCCGCGAGCACCCGCGTGAGGCGGCCGGCGGCGAGGTCCTCGGCCACGAGGAAGTCGGGGAGCAGCGCGATGCCCGCCCCGGCCACGGCCGCGTCCCGGAGGGCCTCGCCACTGTCGAGCCGCAGGCGGCTGCGTCCGGACACCTTCACCCAGGCGCCCTCGTCGCCCCGGACACGCCAGCCCTGCCGCCGGGTGGCGCTGCTGAACACCAGGCAGTCATGGCGCGCCAGGTCCTCGGCGTCTTCCGGCACGCCCCGCTCGGCGAGGTAGGACGGCGCCGCGCAGAGCAGCACCGGGTAGCGGGCGATAACGCGGGAGACCAGCCGCGAGTCCGGATCCGTGACCCCGATGCGCACCGCCAGGTCGAAGCCCTCCTCGATGAGATCCACCACGCGGTCGGTGAAGCTCACCTCGACCTGCACGTCTGGCCAGGCGCGCAGGTACTTCATCACCAGGGGCATGAGCACCCGCCGTCCGAAGGCATCCGGCACGGTCAGCCGCAACACGCCGCGCGGCGTCCCGGCGCGACGGGCCACACTGGCCTCGGCGTCCTCGATCTCCGCGAAGATGCGCAGGCCCCGGTCGTAGAAGGCCCGGCCCTCGTCGGTGAGGCTCAGCGTCCGGGTGGTGCGGTGCAGCAGGCGCACCCCGAGCCGATCCTCCAGCCGCATCACGGCCTTGCCCGCCGCCGAGCGCGTCAGGCCCAGCGCCTGCCCACCGGCCACGAAGCTGCCGGCGTCGACGACGGCCATGAACACGGAGATGTCGTTGAGGTTGGTGCGCACCCCGTGGCCTCGCTCCCGCGTCCCCTCAGTGGGGCCCGCCATTCGACAATGCCACCGCTAGGGTTCTGGGAACACCTTCCAAGGAGCAGCCCCCATGTCGAGCACCCTCACCACCTACCACCACGGCGTCGAATGGGAGGAGGCCAACGGCGTCAGCCAGGCCTACCGCGTCGGCGGCACCCTCTACATCGCGGGCCAGTTCTCCCATGACATGAGCGGCGCGTTCATCGGGGAAGGGGACATCGAGGCCCAGACCGAGCAGACGCTGCGCAACCTCGACCGCGTCCTGGCGGGCTTCAACGTCACGCGCAACCAGCTCGCCGAGGTCATCGTCTACCTGACCCACCCCCAGGAGCACGCCGCGAGGTGCATCGCCGTGTGGAAGAAGTACATCGGCGCGCACCGGCCCGCCGGCACGCTCATTGGCGTCACGGGGCTGGCGTTCCCCCACCAACTGGTGGAAATCCGCGCCGTGGCGCACCTGCCCTGAGCGCCGCGGTCCTCCGGGTGGAGGTAGGATGCGGCCATGCGTTCCCCGTATCCCGCCGTGCTGTTGGCGGTCATCCTCATGATGGCCCCCCTGGTGGTGGCCAATGGGCTGATCTTCCGCGTCCTGGCGCATCAGTACCTCTCCGCGTCCCATCCCCGCGCTTCCGGCCTCATCACGCACAGCGAGGTGGTGTCCGAGGGCGAGGAGACCTACACGTTCGAGGTGCGCTACACCTACGTGGTCAAGGGGCTGACGTACGAGAGTGACCGATACCGCTACGCCGCGTGGAGCGGGGGTGAGGACAGGGCGCGGGACTTCGCGCGGCGCTTTCCCGTGGGGGCGCGCGTCCCGGTGTTCCACGACCCGGAGTCGCCGTGGGAGGCGGTGCTCGTCACCGGCATTGATGGGATGTACCTCTTCCTGCTGATGTTCGTGACCCCGTTCAACGCGGCGATGTTCATGGGCGTGCGGCACCTGCTGCTCGACAAGGAAGGCCTGTCGGGGATGTTCAAGCGCCCGGACTCCGTCTACGACTTGCCGGAAGAGGACCTGAGCCCCCTGGCCATGGGCATTGGCACCGTGGGAATCGCCTCCTGCGTGGCGCTCGTCGTGATGTTCATGGCGATGTCGCTCACTTCGTCGCTGATTCCCCTGGTGCTCATCTGGGGGGCGGTCCTCGCCACGGGCGTGTACTTCGCGAGGAAACAGCACGCGGAGCTCGCGAAAGCCAGGATGAGGCAATGCCGCACCCGTACCCGCTCCCGCTCCCCGTGAGGCTGTTCCTCGTCGCCGCCATGGGGGTCCCCATGCTGGCGATCGACGCGGTTACCCTCACGAAGTCGGCCTCGCGGCGCACGCAGCACCAGCGCGCACGGGCCGCCCAGCGCGCATCCGCCGAGAGCGGGCCCTCTGGTTGGTAGAGGTAGGATACGGCCATGCGCTCTCCGCCCCCCTTGGTTCTGTTGATGGTCGCCCTCGTGGGGCTCCCCCTGCTGGCGGCCAATGGACTGCTCTTCCACATCATGGCGCGTCAGTACCTCTCGGCGTCCCATCCCGGCGCCTCGGGCCTCATCACGCGCAGCGAGGTGGTGCGCGTCGGCAAGAACTCCCACGGCTTCGAGGTTCGCTACACGTATGAGGTCCAGGGCGTTGCCTACGAGAGCACGCGGTATCGCTACGCCGCGTGGGGCTCCTCGAACAAGGGCAGGGTGGAGGACTTCGCGCGGCGCTTTCCCGTGGGGGCGCAGGTCCCGGTGTTCTACGACCCGGAGTCGCCTGGGGAGGCGGTGCTCATCACCGGCGTCGATGGGATGTACCTCTTCCTGCTGCTGTTCCTGAACACCTTCAACATGGGGATGCTCATGTGGGTGCGGCAGTTGCTGCGCGGCGAGGACGACGAGCTGAGCCCGCTGGCCATGGGAATCGCCGCCGTGGGGGGCGCCTCCTTCGTGATGAGCTTCGTGCTGGCGGCCTTGACGTGGGTCGATACGTCCCTGGTGTCCCCGGTGCTCGCGTGGGGGGTGGTTCTCGCCACGGGCGTGTATTTCGCGAGGAAGCAACGCGCGAAGCTGGCCGCGCGCGAGAGCAGTCAATCCGCGCCGCGCCGACAGACCCACCTCGGCGCGGATGGCCCCCGGCGGTAGCGGGCGGCTACGGGTTCGCCAGACTCGCGTTGCGCCGCTTCAGGAACTGGAGCAGGCCGTCGATGCCGTGCTGTGCGATCTGTTCGCCGAATTGCTGCCGGTACGCCGGCACCAACCACGCGCCCAGCATGTTCATGTCATAGACACGCCAGCCGTTAGGCGTTTTCGCCATCCGGTAATCGAGCGCGGCGACCTGGCCCTGGTCCAGCACCTGGGCGTACACGACCACATCGGTCGCATCGTGCGGCACGCGCAGGGGCCCGTACGAGATTTTCGGATCACGCACCCGTGCGAGCGCCCCGGCATAGGTCTGAATCAGCAACAGTTTGAACTGCTCGGTGATTTCAGCCCGCTGCGTTGGAGTGGCCTTGAGCCAGTTGCGTCCCATCACCAGACGCGTGGTCCGCTCGAAGTCGCCATACGGCAGGATTTTTTCATTGACGAGCTTGATGATCGCGTTGAGGTCTCCCTTCTGGATGGAAGGGTCGGCCTGGATCTGGCGCAGCACATTGGCGGTGAGCTCTTCGAGCAGAACTTCGGGTCCAGTCGTGTCGTCCATGGAGGTCGTCGCGCGCTACGGCGCGAGCTTGAGCAGGAGGGTCTCGAACCTTTCACGCGTTGGCCGGGCGGCGAGGCGGAGGGCGCGGAACTCAACCCACGGGGCGCCACGCACTGACCAGACGCCCGACCCAGTTGTTCAGGGCCAGATCATCGGTGCGGTGCGTGAAGTAGCGGGCGTTGATGCCCTGGCTCCCGATGTCCTCGAGGCCCGTGAAGCCCGCCTTCGTCAGGTGGGCCTCCATCTGCTCCGGGGTGAAGAATGTCTTGAAGGGCTCGCCCATGGAAGCGACCCGTTCCGACGTCCGCTCCAGGGTGCGCTGCTCCCGCTCATTCAGCCGCTCCCAATCGAGGATGTAATCGAGGACCAGCCCGCTGCCCGGGTGCCGCGCGGCCAGGAAGGCGAGGGTGTTCTGGAAGGCCTCGAGGGTCAGGTAGTAGGTCACCCCCAGCCAGCAGAAGAGCGCGGGCTGATCCCACTGGAAGTCCACCGCGCGCAGCCCCTCCTCGATCGTCTGCGACTCGAAGTCCACGGGGGCGAAGGTGAGGTGCTCGGGAATCGGGATGGCGGCGCTCGCGAGGCGCTCGCGCTTCCACGCCTGGGTGGCGGGGTGGTCGACCTCGAAGACCCGCACGTCGACGAAGGGATTGCGGTAGGCGAAGGTGTCCAGACCCGCCCCGAGCAGGACGTATTGCCTGACGCCCGCGGCGACGGCCCGCTCGAGCGTGTCCTCCGCGTAGCGGCTGCGCGCCACCATGTAGGCCCGCATGTCCTGATCGTAGAACTCCTGGTGGATGTCCTCCGAGAGCAGCAGCTTCGAGCGCTGATCCTCGGAGAGGATGCGCACGGCGAGGGGATCCTGGAGGACGAGCCGTGACTGGTCGCGCACCTGGTGCACCGCGCGCTGACGGGCGACCCACTCCGCGGTCTTGCTGGGCTGGCCTTGATTCATGGTCGTCATCCTACCAGGGACGCCCGTTCCCGCATGGCGGCGACAGGGGGCGCTGACGTCAAGGTGACAGTGCCGTCACCTCACAGAGCGATCTCGTGAACGCGATCGGTCCTCGGGGAGAAGGCTTGAAGCTTCCTGGAGATTGGAGACACCCTCGCCACGTTCGTCACGAAGGCCTGAAAGGCGTCCGCCGACGCCCAGGTGGCGTAGTTGATCAAGACGGTGCCTTCTTCGTTGGAATGAAGTTTGGCGGAAATAAAACCGGGAACCTGGCTCACTTCCTTCTCGAAGAACTCCCGAATCAGGGACACCACCGTGTCGAGTTCTCCCGCCTTCAAGTCGAACCGGACGATGGCGTAGAGCGGACGCATCTGGCTGTTCATCATGTCCTCCTGATGATCGCGGTGAACTTGCGGCGGTGTTTTCTCGCGGTCAATGGCCCCGCGGGAAGAATCGCGGGGAGCGCTCCCTTGCTTTCTCGTACATTCCCCGTCCCCATGACCCTCGATCTCGACACCCTCGCCGCCGTTCCCAGCTCCCGCCCGCCCCGGAGCGCGGAGGTCTCGCGGGGGATCTCCGATTCCGTTGCCTACCTCGGGTCGGAGGCCGCGCTGCACAGCCTCGAGCGCGATCCGTACTGGCCCAAGTGGAACTCCCCGTGGTGGCACATGCTGCTGCTCCACGAGCTGGGCGAAGCCCGCCAGATTCCCTCGCGCACGGCCGCGACAATGGCCGCGCGGATGGATCGCCTCCTGCACCTCTTCCCCATCCACCCGGGCGATGCACCGGGGGCGGACACGCAGCGCGACTGTGCCTGTCATTGCGCGCTCGGCACGATGCTGCCAGTGCTCGCCGCGTGCGGCATCGACGTCGAGCGAACGCTGCCCTGGGTCAAACCCTGGTTCGTGCGCTACCAGATGGCCGATGGTGGCCTGTCCTGCGACCCCACCGCGTACCTCCAGACCCATGAGTGCCCCAGCTCGATGGTCGGGACGGTCGCGCCGCTCGAGGCCATGCTGCTCGGCGGCGCCGGAGCGAGCGAACAACAGGCCTTCGCCCATCGCGCCGCGGGCTTCCTGATGGAGCGAGCCCTCATTCACGGCTCGCGGAGCGTGCACAACGCCGAGGAGCGCGACGCGGCGGGGGCCTGGCGCGCGCTCACGTTCCCGCGCTTCTACTTCTACGACGTGCTGCGCGGCCTGGCCGTCCTGGTGAAGTGGGCCGAGGCCACCGACGAGCGGCTGCCAGAGGCCGCGGTCGCCCCGGTCGTCCAGGAACTCGTCGCGCGCTGGCCCGACGGCGTCGTGTGTGTCGAGCGCCAGGCCCATGCCGGGATGACCACCATCCTCCCCACGGCGGATCGCTCGCCCAGCCCGGGGGCCCAGGCCTCGACGTTCCCACTGCTCGAGGCGGTGAGTCGGCCAGGCGAGCCGTCCGAAGCGCTGACGCGGCAGTGGTCCGAGGCCCGCGCGGGCCTGCTTCGGCTCGCCCGCGCGGGGCGCCTCACAACATCCACGTACAGGGACTCAAGTCCTCGCTCCAATGGATGACCTGGCCATGCGTTTTCGGGCGTGCATCGCACTGCTGCTCTTGAGCCCAGCCTGCGCGACAACATCGTCAAGCCCAAGAAAACCCGCGATCCGGGACGCGAGGCTCGCCAACCTCCAGCGAGCAGCGACGCTGCCCTGGACGGATGAGGGGCGGTGCGCCGTCGAGGCGGCCTCCGCGCCCTGGCCCGAGCTGGCGGAACGGTGCTTTCATGCCCTCGACCATGACCGGGTCGAATTTCACGACGCCACGGGGCGATGTGCTGTTGCCTCTGCTGGTGCCGCTGCCCTGGGGGTTGGGGTTTGCGTGTTGGCGGCACCGGAGATCATCGTGGGCGCGGTGATTGTCGCGGGCGTGGTGGTCGTGGGCTTCGCCATCAAAGAAGCGCTGGATACCTACGCGGAGAAGAAGGGCCTTCCCCAAGGAGTAAGGCCCTCGCCTGAAACGCTGCCCGTGCCTGAAACAGCGCCTGCTCCACAGAACACCGCGCCGAACCGAAGCCTTCGTTCGGCGGATCGAAATTCAAAAGCAGGTGGAGGCGGCGCGGTGTGAGCGTGATCTCGCAGCGGCCTGCGGCTATCATTTTGTCATCGGCGTTCGCTCCGATGCACACAAGAAACTGTTGGAAGCGCTGTTGCCCGGTTTCAACATCGTCCTCATGACGTGGTGCTGAAATGGCATTCACACAAAACACCTTGAGCATTCATGTCTACGCGCCCGCCCTGATGGACGATGACCGCCGTCATGTCGCCGTTGTTCATGCCATGGAACGCGCGACCCCTGGCTTGCGCCTGGAGTGGACCGTCTCTGACGAGCATGAACTCCTCCCCCTACCGCAGCGCGATACGTGGCTCGCTCAGGCCAGAAGGAACGGGGGCTTTCCGCTCGTCTGCAACAATGACCGGAGCCATCCCGTGACGATCTTCGGTGTGGCGGAGTCGGCGAGCTTCGGACCCGGTGGCCAGGCGCTGCTCGAAGTTCACGCGGAACTGCCCCTGGAAGAATCAGGACTCGCGGCGGTGGCGGACATCCTGGAAGGCATCGCGGAAGGTGCTCGCGCGTTCTGGGGGCATGCGACCCCATTCGAAGCGAGCGTGGAAATCTCGCGGCAAACGAGGGATCCGGTGCGCAAGCCAGGGGTTTCTCCCCGAGGGCTCCCAGCGCTCAAGCTCCCAGAGCAAATCCCCGCACCTGAGATTCCGCACCGCCTGGGGTGGCTGAATTACTGGTCACCCGCTACCGCGGAGGCCATCGGCTTTCCGGACCCGGCCCGCGACACGGAGCTGCTGTCACGCGCTCGGCGTACCGCGACGGGCGCGTGGGTCGTGCAACTCACGGATGCACCGCTTGACCTGGACAACCCCGCTCAATTGGACGCGCTCAAAAGGGCCTACGACCGCTTCCCGGAGATTGGCGGGCGCGCAGCCCCTTGACGCTACGGTTCGACCGAGGTGGGCAGCCTGCGCGGCTCGACCAACGGGACGTAACACCGCCCGTCCTGCTCGTAGAAGTCGCCGCACGGGGGGGTGCGCTCGAGCCGATCCCAGCACGCATCGTTGAGCATCACCTGGGGCGCCTCGCATGGCGGCGCCTTTTGCCCGCGCATCCTCTTGCTCGGCATCTTCTTGGCGATCACCCCCGCGTCACTCCGGTCGGTGAGGAGCCATTCCGGCACCTGCATCTCCTCCGCCGTGTTCTCCACGCGCGGCGCCGGGCTGCCGCCGTGCATCAGGAGCCCCCACGAGGCGAGGACCACGGCGACGACGCCCACGGCCCGGGGAACCCACAGGGGTGGCAGGCTCAACGTCGGCCGAGGCGCCACACGCAGCGCCAGGAGAATGGGAATCGCGGAGCCCAGCACCCTCGCGCACTCGAAGGAGAAGCGCAGGAGCGTCCACCCACTGAGCCCGTGACGCCGGGCGCTGATGAAGACGCGAGCCCACTGCCGCCTTTTGCTTGGAGTCATAGGGGCGGGGTGACTAGCGCGTCAGGCGATCCCCTGTCCACCATCCATGGGACGGGATTGCCCACCCCTAACCCAACCTCGCCGCGATCTCGAACCATCCTTCGTCGACCACCTCGACCGAGAGGGCGCGCGAGGCGCGGTCCACCCGCAGGCACACGAAGTCCGCGCCATCCGCTCGCCACAGGTTGGCGTAGAACACCAGGCCTCGAGCATCCCGTCGCGGGTCCTCCCAGCGGGCCAGGCCCCGTGCTCCGACCGTGCCGCTGTGAATCACCTCGGGTCCCGGTTGGTCCAACGTGAGGAAGTGCAGGTGCTCTCGCGTCCGGACCACGCGCGCCCCGGTCACTAGTTCGACCAGGTCCATCACCTCCGCGAGGGCCTCCTCCGAATCCAGGTCCGCCCCGGAACGCTGGAGTGCCTCGTCCAGTTCCTCGATGGGGCGGGGCGGGGGGACGAACCCCTCCCCCCGCGCCAACCACGCCATGCCACGGGTCCACGCCAGCTGGACGCCCGCCAGCTCCATCCAGTG includes:
- a CDS encoding L-lactate dehydrogenase, with protein sequence MPEHVNKVSIIGAGAVGATIAYAAMIRGVAKHFVLYDINRAKVDAEVLDLNHGLQFMPMATLVGSDDLAACANSDVVVITAGAKQQPGQTRLELAGANVELCRKLVPALMKVAPDALLLVVTNPVDVVTYVVQQLSGLPARRVFGSGTVLDSSRLRFLVARHLNLAVQNVHAFVAGEHGDSELALWSSATVGGQPLLNWSVPGRPALTEADRTRIFDDVRNAAYHIIRGKGATNYAIGLATAQILEAVLHHEQRVLPVSSRLEGYLGIDDVCMSVPSIVNRGGVEAVLELPVNDAEAQGLRHSADTIRKTIRALGF
- a CDS encoding M28 family peptidase, whose translation is MGERRMKKGWIAGGSLAVLCLGGLAAGVLETGRAPATASARACTPVPVAPERLKEHVRQLSETFVPRDHAHPENLERTAVYLTEALTRAGGHVRSEPYTVAGRPYRNVIARFGPEEGERLVIGAHYDAAEGAPGADDNASGVAGLLELATWLGAHPPALRVDLVGFTLEEPPHFREPTQGSKVHARGLRERGERVRAMISLESLGYFSDAPDSQEYPVAALKWRYPREGHFIAVVGRADDEALVSTVHGALRAEPGLATEALAAPRGLTGVDFSDHASFWDEGYPAVMVTDTALFRNPHYHTGQDTWERLDYARMARVVQGVQCAVEALTAPAP
- a CDS encoding LysR family transcriptional regulator, with the protein product MRTNLNDISVFMAVVDAGSFVAGGQALGLTRSAAGKAVMRLEDRLGVRLLHRTTRTLSLTDEGRAFYDRGLRIFAEIEDAEASVARRAGTPRGVLRLTVPDAFGRRVLMPLVMKYLRAWPDVQVEVSFTDRVVDLIEEGFDLAVRIGVTDPDSRLVSRVIARYPVLLCAAPSYLAERGVPEDAEDLARHDCLVFSSATRRQGWRVRGDEGAWVKVSGRSRLRLDSGEALRDAAVAGAGIALLPDFLVAEDLAAGRLTRVLADRDVGEAKIVTLYPTRRLLEPRVRRFLDLLTQELEPLKAPER
- a CDS encoding RidA family protein, encoding MSSTLTTYHHGVEWEEANGVSQAYRVGGTLYIAGQFSHDMSGAFIGEGDIEAQTEQTLRNLDRVLAGFNVTRNQLAEVIVYLTHPQEHAARCIAVWKKYIGAHRPAGTLIGVTGLAFPHQLVEIRAVAHLP
- a CDS encoding DUF3592 domain-containing protein, whose translation is MRSPYPAVLLAVILMMAPLVVANGLIFRVLAHQYLSASHPRASGLITHSEVVSEGEETYTFEVRYTYVVKGLTYESDRYRYAAWSGGEDRARDFARRFPVGARVPVFHDPESPWEAVLVTGIDGMYLFLLMFVTPFNAAMFMGVRHLLLDKEGLSGMFKRPDSVYDLPEEDLSPLAMGIGTVGIASCVALVVMFMAMSLTSSLIPLVLIWGAVLATGVYFARKQHAELAKARMRQCRTRTRSRSP
- a CDS encoding DUF3592 domain-containing protein, whose product is MRSPPPLVLLMVALVGLPLLAANGLLFHIMARQYLSASHPGASGLITRSEVVRVGKNSHGFEVRYTYEVQGVAYESTRYRYAAWGSSNKGRVEDFARRFPVGAQVPVFYDPESPGEAVLITGVDGMYLFLLLFLNTFNMGMLMWVRQLLRGEDDELSPLAMGIAAVGGASFVMSFVLAALTWVDTSLVSPVLAWGVVLATGVYFARKQRAKLAARESSQSAPRRQTHLGADGPRR
- a CDS encoding MlaC/ttg2D family ABC transporter substrate-binding protein codes for the protein MDDTTGPEVLLEELTANVLRQIQADPSIQKGDLNAIIKLVNEKILPYGDFERTTRLVMGRNWLKATPTQRAEITEQFKLLLIQTYAGALARVRDPKISYGPLRVPHDATDVVVYAQVLDQGQVAALDYRMAKTPNGWRVYDMNMLGAWLVPAYRQQFGEQIAQHGIDGLLQFLKRRNASLANP
- a CDS encoding class I SAM-dependent methyltransferase — its product is MNQGQPSKTAEWVARQRAVHQVRDQSRLVLQDPLAVRILSEDQRSKLLLSEDIHQEFYDQDMRAYMVARSRYAEDTLERAVAAGVRQYVLLGAGLDTFAYRNPFVDVRVFEVDHPATQAWKRERLASAAIPIPEHLTFAPVDFESQTIEEGLRAVDFQWDQPALFCWLGVTYYLTLEAFQNTLAFLAARHPGSGLVLDYILDWERLNEREQRTLERTSERVASMGEPFKTFFTPEQMEAHLTKAGFTGLEDIGSQGINARYFTHRTDDLALNNWVGRLVSAWRPVG
- a CDS encoding antibiotic biosynthesis monooxygenase family protein, which gives rise to MMNSQMRPLYAIVRFDLKAGELDTVVSLIREFFEKEVSQVPGFISAKLHSNEEGTVLINYATWASADAFQAFVTNVARVSPISRKLQAFSPRTDRVHEIAL
- a CDS encoding DUF6310 domain-containing protein encodes the protein MEAARCERDLAAACGYHFVIGVRSDAHKKLLEALLPGFNIVLMTWC
- a CDS encoding DUF5953 family protein, which gives rise to MAFTQNTLSIHVYAPALMDDDRRHVAVVHAMERATPGLRLEWTVSDEHELLPLPQRDTWLAQARRNGGFPLVCNNDRSHPVTIFGVAESASFGPGGQALLEVHAELPLEESGLAAVADILEGIAEGARAFWGHATPFEASVEISRQTRDPVRKPGVSPRGLPALKLPEQIPAPEIPHRLGWLNYWSPATAEAIGFPDPARDTELLSRARRTATGAWVVQLTDAPLDLDNPAQLDALKRAYDRFPEIGGRAAP